The DNA region TGTAttgctgttactgtctcttattctgcagttgtggagtcacaatgtctgggatcatgagcgccccctgccatgaggcaagagaactgcctacCTCACCTCGAATCCGTGCTCTGCCGTTTCtcatcgctcctcagcacacgaatcacgttacacacacagtggGTGGCAAAAAGCACCGTacattatatactgtatatccatccatccatccatccatccatccatccatccatccattttctgttcacccttagtccctaatggggtcaggagggttgctggtgtctatctccagctatgttccaggcaagaggcggggttcaccctggacaggtcgccagtctgtctcagggcaacacagagacagacagaacaaacaaccatgcacacacacactcacacctagagagaccaattaacctgacagtcatgtttttggactgtgggaggaagccggagtacccggagagaacccagcatgcacagggagaacatgcaaactccatgcagaaagaccccgggccgggaatcaaacccaggaccttcttgctgcaaggcaacagtgctagcaACTGCGCCACTGCGCCAGTCAGTGTAAgttaaattatggaaaatcaattcatatattaaatgttttttaaccattttattagtgacatacagacaggaggaacatgctcccatagaatggcagccagtgcagttagccagaggttgcgcaatcccaCGGCTTCActtccgagcatttgaatgggaaaatgcaaaaattcagggattttgaagaagaaataatcaaaattggttaagctaaataaaaaatgaatactttacagtacaaaccacagggtgaaaatggcaacattaattatttgatcattatatttttccattatgacaggtgaggctctgcctgACCGCACGTCCCTGGTCAAGATCATAACGTAAATGTAGTCAAGTTAGCTACAACAAGCTAATTTTCATCTTGCACAATCTGCACAAGTTGGTGTTAATGTATTATAATTGTGTTCACGTTAAATTTAACTCAGCATAATTCTCCTGCAGGTGCTTTAGTCCTGTGACTTCAGTCACACACACCCTGAGTCATATGACTGTGGTTCCATCCATCAGCTCAGATCCAGTCCTGAGGTTAGGAGCCTCCTTCCAATCAGAGCACAAACAACACTGTTCACCCCTGACCCACTGCAGTCCCATGCTGGAAGCCAAACCACCAGCCGAGTGAAAAGTCACATATTGAACCAAAAGATACGTGTATTTCAAGTTTCTCTATTGTGAAATCCATTTCAGTATTTAAGGAAGTACAAGTAAAAACCTGCTTTAAACGTGTGCTCTGAATGGAACATTAACCAGCCTCCTGTGAATAATGCAAACGCTGgcttttatgatgttttattgCAGCGTCACTCTGAGAACAACACTTGTTTCATTTATGACCTCAACCTGCGGCCAACTGTCAGGGCTGGAGCTAAAACCCGGAATCACGGCTCTGCGTGTCCGAGACTCGGGTCAGAGTCTATAAGAAGGAGATTCCTCACCTGTGACAGCAGAGTGAGCAGATCAGGCGCATCGAGAACCATGAGACTCCCAGTCCTGCTCACATGTCTGCTGGCAGCCTGCCTGGCAAAAGCGCCCCATCCATGCGGTAGGAGGATActttagtttgattaaagctTTATCTTAATCTGCTTTCTCAACATTTCTTCATCATGTCTCACCTTTTCTGTGTTAGACACAATCGTGCTGTTATTTAAACcattctttttattgttgtaatatgaaaaatgtcacatttttgttCGACACAGAAAGTCCTCCCCTTCTCACCGGAGCCCTCACCGTGGTAAGCCTTTCTTTCTGCTGCACAATCAAGCGCAACCTGAGCAGAGCTTCTGAGTAAATGTGTGAATCAGGATCACTTACACTCTGACTTTCCAGTCCACGCAGAATGAAAAGCTGTTTACCTTCGCCAAATACCTGTATGATGCACTGGGACGCAGAGTGAGACTGCTGGAGCTGGGCACCTACGAGAATAAAACATTCACCTACGACGTTCTGCTGCACTACAGAGAGGTGACCAGAGCATGGATAGCTTGTGTCTTTGTTTTAGCAGGAAGTGACTTTTGATCcgagctttttaaaaaaagaaatggaagtTTGGAAACACTGCGGTAGAAACATTTCTCTCACGATTTTCCCAGCAAGTGGAAACGGTTGCTTAGATGTAAAGCCAGAAAGATTCCAATATGATTTCAGGAAATCACAGTTTGTTGTCAGCGTGAAAGTTTTCTCACAGGAAACAGctatacataataaaaaaagaactaatcACAAGGGCAGCGTAATAAAATGGAGCAATGGTAAATGATTACCTCTGGTCAAGCCCATGAAGAATTCCATATTCTGTTGTTGAGGAGCAATGATCAGTTTGTAATGCCAGAGATGACAGAGATGATTGGTGAACTTACAAATTCACCAATTTGGAAACAATTCCTTTTGAAGACTGTGAGTCACATGACTGCGTGTGATGGCTTCAGTCTTGAAAACTTATAGAGCATGTTACACGAATACCAAATTAAGCATCCTGAATGAAACCTCGGGGTGGGAACCTTTTTGACACACTTCCAGGTCAGCAACAAAAATTTACATGGACCTTAAAGTACCGGGTCTGACACCAGAGTACAGCACTGCCTCAACTTCCATCACTTAATACAAGAGAAGTCATCTGGCATTTATGGTCTGCTTATTCCAATACACATTATGATGCCCTTAAATGTGTACATTAGTACATTCAGAAGGCTATATCCATTCTAAAGTCAGCTACCAATCTGATTACTGATTTGCCAGTACTGGCCCCAAAGGCCCCCACATAGTCACATGGATTCAGAGCAGATGTCCACCAGACACAACCACGCTAAGGCAAATATTTACAATGGTGTATGCGTACCAAGTGTCACACAGTAAACAGCTTGTTGGGAAACCTTGTTTGCAACATCGAGCTGATAAGGTTGAGAGTTGGCACAAACAGTCACAAGGATGCACAGACTTGTTTGAAAAGTGTTCTGTAAGAATCTGAAAGAATTGACCTGAAACTGTCCCTCCTTACTTTCCTGATCAGGCTACCATGTATGAGATCCACTCTCATAACCGCACCTGTAAGAAGATGCCTCTGAAGGTAGAGTTCTACCCTCTATCTATCCCAAAAGACGCCACTCTGCTGGGTCAGGTTGTGGTGGGAAGTTCATCCGGACCTGGACAAGGCCTCTTGGTGAACAGCTGGATGGGAGACCTACCAGACAAGTCAGGTGAGAAGGCGTCCTATGATAATGACCTCCTCGGTTCTTCATTCATTCAGCCAGCTTTAGCAGCTCACCTTTTATCTTCTGTCCTTCCAGGAAAGTACCTATCAGTGGTCACTGAATTTGGCTGCATTCCTGTCAGCACTAACTACCAAACCAAAGAGTACGGATGGATGCTGATGAGGTTGGTTTTAGCATCGTGACCATGATAAAGCTCGAGCTGACATGTCTGAGCTCTGCCTTATGATTCCTGCATCTGTTTCTCTGTTAGCTTCTTCGACAACGTCATTGGGATTGAAGATCCTAATCTCCTCAACGTCCCCAGCTTCTGCTCAGAAGGGGAGGGAAAGGAGGAGCAGACGGAACCAGTAGACTTCTTCAACttatttcaaaacaagaaatgaaaaccTCCTTcaattgtttcatttcatctAACTCTGGTGTCTTGTTTGACTCTCAGTTGAGACCTCGGTGCATTCGGTATTTCTCTCAAGACAGATCAGTTTGTTCAGTTCACTGCacttcagttcatttttctttacactGATGGTCCGATGAAGAATGTCTCTCCAGAACATGAGCAAGAATAATAAAAGTAACTTTCTCTTCATTGTGGTTTTGAGTCTTTAATTGATttgtacacacacaaactcacacacaaGTTTATAGGTTAACTCTATAGGCTAACTCTGCCTGATGCTAACCATAATTCACATGACACCAACCATAATTCACATGACACCATTAAGCCTAACCCCTAATCCTAACAAGAGCAGTCCATGGCATTATGAGAGGACTTTGGCCCTCAGTAGGCTCATACCAGAAAAGGTCTTAAATAGGCTACACATACAAGTACACACACCTTAAACAGTTCATCcatcttgaacatttttcacactttgtcagGTTATTGAGATTTTGAATATCCAACACAAATCAGCACAAAATTCTTATTTGGAtgcaaaactgacattttactGCAATTACAGTTTCCAGTCTTTTGGGGTCAGTCTCTATCAGCAGGACAGTGGAGGCTATGGAGGCAATAAACTTTACACTGAGTATCAGTAAATGGAGATAAATGACATGTACACATATTTAGACCTATTTCTGTTCTCTCTCTACAACACTTTATAAGAAGGCGAGTGTTCACTTAAGTCTTTAAAAGTGTAACGAGTAAACAGGTTTTTACCAGGATGTAACATGACCAGATAGTGATCATGGCCAAATGAGCAAAAACCAGAGATAATCACTGGATTCTAATCAGTTAGAACAAGTTAGAAAGTTCTCCTTGTTCAGTCACGTGGATTCGGCATATTTCACACCATTACAACTAGCATCTTTGATAATTATGCTGGATACAGACTGgaaaccccacaggcttgtaTTTAAGGACGGCAGAGTGCAGTGGGCTTGCCGTCAGACGACATGACGACTCTCTTTCTGTTCGTGTGCCTGTTGGTGGGCTGCCTGGCTCAGGAACCCCAACCATGCTGTAAGTACGCACACCGGAAGAGCTCAGCATCAGCATGTTGTAGTTCAGAATCTTCTTACCAGCTCATAATAATAACTGAGCCTTTTTCCTGTTCAGCATCCCCGCCGCTCTTGTCTGGAGGCCTTTCTGTGGTAAGTTGAAACCAACTCGACTTTGTTCTCGTACTCCTCTCAGTGAAACGCCTTCTCTCCGTCCTACAGTCCACCCAAAGCGAGAAGCTGGCAGCTTTTGCTAAGTACTCCTACGATGGCCTTGGGAGGCGGATCCTCCTCAGCAACTTTGGGTCCCTTGACAATAAAACCTTCCATCTAGACGTGCTTCTGCTTTACAAACAGGTGAGAACCGAGGAGAGGGGATCTGTATGTATGCCAGATTCCAACAGGTTCGGTTTGTAATCCCATCCCTTCCTGCAGGGACTGATGTACAAGATCAACAACCGGGACAAGAAGTGCCTGAAGAGGCGTCTGAGCACGGACTTCATCCCGCTGGGCGTTCCTAAGGATGCCTCCCTAGTGGGTCAGGTTGTGCTGGGCAGCTCTTCTGTTCCAGGGGAGGAAATTCTGGTCAACACCTGGACAGGGACGCTGCTGACCAGGAAGGGATTAGGTAGAGtttcttctaaaatatttgtacCACTtaaaggttttcacatttttttatttggggttttatgtgGTAGGTAGACAGTGAAAAAAAGTGGTACATGTTTCAGAGCCCTTTCTCTGAACAGGAGCCTGAATGTAAAACTAGTTGTACAAaaacttcatttcttttttgtagatATGAAATGAATTAGAGATTTTAAAGTTGAACACTGACCTAGTGTAACTATAGGCATGATGGCAATAAACCTCCAGTAGTTAAATTTTAGACacaatattttcacatatttgttaaaccTGTCACCACgtcatgacagtataatatcAGACGATAACTTGGGGGggaaaatcaagctcctctgtctcctcaCTGTGGTCCTACAgatatctgcagaaatgcaccagaTATCCAGTtagaatcaaccaatcagagcaaggaggagggtcttagtgctgtcagtcactcTAGTGTACATTCAACCACATGACTGCAAATGACTCAGCAGTTATGTGACtgatctggtttgtttgtttttctttgcagcaaCGTACGTGAGCATGGTTACAGAGTTTGGCTGTATTCCTGTCAGCACCCTGTTTAGCACGGACAAGACAGGATGGGTGGCGGTCAGGTCAGTGCACACACCTCAGTTATTTAATTCCCATCGGCTCCAGAGAGCAGAGAATGCTGTCTTTTTACATGCCTGAATGAAATGGTGTCCTTCAActcaattcaaattcagaaatacgAAGGGAAATTTGGTGGTGTGATTTTAATCTTCTCTCTAGCCAAGCAACAGAGCACTATgcagatggatttttttttttaaattgtggaaaaaaaagtgtttataaatcaataaaactgaactaGAAAACATAGGAGTCAGCTGTATGGAGAGACACAAACTGTACAATCCCCATGACAACGCTTCCATAAAAGGCTTCGAAGGCCTGCTCTGGTTTGCTCAGGAAACGGATAAACGTAAGATGAAAACAATTCGTAATACCTGCTAATCTGTCCTATTATAATCAATGAACCAACAAGTGTTCAAAAGTAATTACCCTTCATCATAAAGAACAATACAAACCAAACAGCACAACTTCGTAAGCCAGGAAGTTTCATATCAACCTGATCCAACAAGTTGTGCTGTGTGCATAAAACATAACAGTAGCTGCAGCAATAAGCTTTAGATCTTATTTCTGATGTCACTAAAACAGTCACACAGCCCCTgtcagtaaaaatgttattacaaATTTTGAATGTATGAAATCCTTAGAAAAACAAGTTCGCAGTTTGAAATGCTCGTAGCAGCTAATAGCTAACAGCAGCtaacagctttctttttttttcacgtgTTTTGTCGGCAGCATGGCACACAGTTGTTGTGTGAGTCACGGTGAGgcccaacagatttactttcataAGCACAGCATTACCGCGTTGGCCTTGATGCTACACTTGATATGTATACGTAAAATAGACTTTATTAGAAATTTCTTTGAGTTTATTTCAGATGTAGTGGACACAGAGGCgaaaaagaagagaggaaagaaaggtAGAAAATTGGGGAAAAGGTTTAAAAGGTATCAGAAAGGAGTAGAAGAGAGCAGCTTGCTAATAGTAGCTAATAGCTAACAACAGCTAATAATAGTTAGCAAATCCCATTGGTTGATGGAAAATAGACCAATTCTTTTTAGCGCGCAGGTGAAAATCAGATCTGGGCGTGATATCAAAACCATCGTAACATATTCACCTTTCAGCTCTTCACCTGTCATAATCTTACACAAATGtgtcagccatgttggattttcaGGTTGAGGTTGGTGGTCAGttgacatttcatttattttccgGCTTTCAAGGAAAGTGGAACACAGAATAAAATTACCACTTAGaacaagcaggaaaaaaaaccttccaaCCAGGCATGATCTCAGACACGGAACTGTTTTCTGTTCAGATTCAACTGCAACAGATTGaactgattgtttttgtctggttttcagtttcttcaacAACGTCGTCGGACTGGTAGACCCCCAGGATCTCACCCCACCACCGTTCTGCAGCACCGCCcagctggaggaagaggagcgagACGCACACACGtcatttctgcagcttctttAAAAACCAGAAACACGCTGCAACCGGAGcctgttttactgtaaaaatgacttttatgtGGTTTTAGTCAAAGTAGCTCTTATAAAACTTGAAGAAACTGAATGGAGTTCAAGTTGTGATTCACTCATAATTAATTGTTCATATTTATATTGTTCAGAACTGAGAGGAAACatcagcacatttcagcaacaaggcagttcaaagttctttgcgccataaaaacatcacagcagtcatgaaacaagcaataaacgtTACATATTGTCATTAAAATTCATCAAAGGCAACGTTGCTTCAATGgaatcagtgtttcagcatctttgcagTTGTCTGGAAGTTTACTCCAGATTCCACTCAAAGAATTTAAAGACATAGATGTAAAAATTATGCTCTGCTATTATATTGTTTtcatccaaatattttttttccttctgtgatTTTGATCACAGAAGCAGCAATATTcttataaatgcataaaaaataactacaaacaATGCAGCTGTACTGAGCTCCATGACAACAACACAACCAAGAGGAGGCTTGAAAATGCAACGTTAATGTAATCTCCTGGATTTATGGGAGTTTATTAAAATCAGAAGGACAGACGGCAGCAGTCAGTCACAGTAGGAAACACCAGCAATCGTTCACTGAGCTGACTGACAGAAACCTTGAACAAGTATTCAACGGCTTCAAAGTGTCAAATATTCATCTGTCTTAATTTTAGTCCCATAAATATTTCTGGGTCAATAAtaaccaaatttttttttccatcttgttgccaaGTGTGTTTTGGGGAGGAGGGGTTGAGTCATAGAATTTGTCTGGTCATGTGACGGTAGTGATGATGCAACAAAGGACTGTGGTGTGTTTAACTGTAACAATACATATCAGGATACGTATAATATCTGGATATCAGAAAATAGTTGGTGGCCATAACAgtgatattaatattggatattATCATCGTCCCATATTTTCACGTCGGTGATTCTCAGATTTAAACttccacatttttacattacagTCACAAACATGAATGTGCGTCATTagtatttgacatttttctatATGTCAAATATAGGAAAATATACTCtatattttcaaagaaacatgCCACATGTTTCACTGAGTTTGAAACATGTGCCATAGAAGATGGCTGATGGCTGACGGCTGATGCCACAGGGCCAAAATAAATCTTCAGGATCCAACTCTAATTTTGTTCCTCGGCATGTGAACATAACATAATAAAACTTATGCAAGTTTTAACCTGTTCTAATATTGTAGCTCAGGGGTTATTGATGTGtaaaacctgttttgttttgtttttttcgatTTATGAGAtcggatctttttttttttgatgtagAAAACTAGAGGAGCTGCCGCTTGACTCGTTGTTCTCTCTTCACCTTTAACCTTTCGACGAACGACAGCGAAAGGTTAAAGTTTCCTGAGACAGtaacaaaaattgaaaaacattttaaaacctttatgtGTCACGTCGCCAGCCTGCGTGTACAAGCTCGAAATTTCACGTGCGTGAAATACACACGAGGACAAGCGAGTGTCGCCTCATCGCACAAGATCCGGAAAtgaatggagagagagagacaggtcTAAACTAACGTTTTAATAAATCCCCTTTAAAAGCAATATTACTTTTTGCAGTTTGGGGAGGGGGGGTGGAGTTGTTTGAAGCAAAACTTTCTATAAAGATTTctgaatataaaaacctggaaaactgaaaatcttAAGACATGTTTGGCTTGAGACAAAACACACTTGCCCAGGCGGCATCGGAAAGGTGTGGGCCACacaagaactagaaaataaaaaatatcttattggTCAGTTGCCCACTGAACAGGTTCTCTGCTA from Xiphophorus maculatus strain JP 163 A chromosome 14, X_maculatus-5.0-male, whole genome shotgun sequence includes:
- the LOC102220856 gene encoding ependymin-like, with the translated sequence MTTLFLFVCLLVGCLAQEPQPCSSPPLLSGGLSVSTQSEKLAAFAKYSYDGLGRRILLSNFGSLDNKTFHLDVLLLYKQGLMYKINNRDKKCLKRRLSTDFIPLGVPKDASLVGQVVLGSSSVPGEEILVNTWTGTLLTRKGLATYVSMVTEFGCIPVSTLFSTDKTGWVAVSFFNNVVGLVDPQDLTPPPFCSTAQLEEEERDAHTSFLQLL
- the LOC102220589 gene encoding ependymin-2-like — translated: MRLPVLLTCLLAACLAKAPHPCESPPLLTGALTVSTQNEKLFTFAKYLYDALGRRVRLLELGTYENKTFTYDVLLHYREATMYEIHSHNRTCKKMPLKVEFYPLSIPKDATLLGQVVVGSSSGPGQGLLVNSWMGDLPDKSGKYLSVVTEFGCIPVSTNYQTKEYGWMLMSFFDNVIGIEDPNLLNVPSFCSEGEGKEEQTEPVDFFNLFQNKK